TCCGGGCTTTTTCTTTTTTTGAATTTTTCCTGCTCAAACGCCCAGACAGAAACAAAGAGTTCTGATTTTGAAGCGCGCGCAATTTCTTTCAATGCCAAAATCCGCTCTTTTTCTGCCTTAAAATGATGAACTACTGCAATGCATATCGAATTATCGAATGCGTTTTCTTTAAATGGAAGCGCAAGCACGTTTCCAAGAACCCAAGGCACGCCTGTCTTTTTCTTTGCGATTTTCAACATATTTTTTGAAATATCGATACCAACTGCATCTAATCCGCGCTTTTTTGCCTCGATGATGTGCCTGCCATTTCCGCAGCCGATATCAAGAACAAAACTCTGCTTCGGCAGCTTTTCAAGAAAATCAGAGACCTCTTTCCAAGGAACTTGGCGCGTTTTCGAAAACTCTTCCGCAAATTTGTCGTAGTCCGCTTTCACTGCATTGGGCATAAGTTATTATTCTTTAGAATAGATATATAATGCATGAACTGCGAAATCTGCGACAAGCGCGCCTCAAACATTGTGAAAATCAGGCTTGAAGGCGCCGTTATGAATGTCTGCGAATCATGCGCGAAACTGGGCGAACGCATTATAACACCCCCTGTTTTTGCTCCGAGGCACGAAAAAGTGATTGACTTCTCAAAAGAGGATATTGTTGAAAATTACGCATCGCTTGTGAAAAATGCGCGCGAAAGAAAGGGCTGGACGCAAGAACATCTGGCGCGCGAAATTCAGGAAAAAGAGTTTCTGATACCTCGGATAGAACAAGGGCGTATGCAACCGACAATATTCTTGGCGAAAAAACTGCAGCACGCGCTTGGAATACAACTGATTGCAATGGTTGCGCAAGGGAAAGTTGAACTTGAGAAATTGCAAAGCTCGGGATTTACGCTTGGAGATCTGATTAAAGTGAAGAAAAAGTGAATGGGAGCTTATGAACAAAAAAATCATTGTAATTGGGATACTGCTTCTGATACTTCTGTCATTTGCATTTATCGGACATAAAAATGCGCGGAATGCGCCGGGTGACGAACAACAAACTCCATGCGCTTCCGCACCTACCGAATACATGTCTCTATGCGAACAAAAAGTTGCGTGGCTTGATCAAAAACTTGTGGAGTGGAAGCCCGTTGAATACAAAGCGATGGATTTCGATGTATATCATGTATATGCAAGTGATAACATGTTTGTAAAAACAAATTCAGACATAGACGCTAAAATGCTCGATGCCATTTTAGAAGTGGATCCGGATACGGTTTTATTATATATCCGTCCCAAAGAATATTTTTCTCAAAAAGAAAGATACGATAAACTTATAAATAAAATACGCGATAGCGGGAAAAAGTTGTTTATCGGCGCCCGCTTCGACGATATAGAGATGAATTTTAACAGCTATGACAAAGCATTGAGCGATTATACGAAAAATATCATAGCTTTGATAAAACCTGATTATTATGGCATTGTTATTGAGCCGGAGACGATGGAAATCAAATA
The Nanoarchaeota archaeon genome window above contains:
- a CDS encoding class I SAM-dependent methyltransferase; this translates as MPNAVKADYDKFAEEFSKTRQVPWKEVSDFLEKLPKQSFVLDIGCGNGRHIIEAKKRGLDAVGIDISKNMLKIAKKKTGVPWVLGNVLALPFKENAFDNSICIAVVHHFKAEKERILALKEIARASKSELFVSVWAFEQEKFKKRKSPDIQLGWNNESSRSANASLEAFEGSKPSKHPRFYHLFRKAELEMLAKKAELKVNKAWREGNNYWAIIETNTRLKNNI
- a CDS encoding TIGR00270 family protein: MNCEICDKRASNIVKIRLEGAVMNVCESCAKLGERIITPPVFAPRHEKVIDFSKEDIVENYASLVKNARERKGWTQEHLAREIQEKEFLIPRIEQGRMQPTIFLAKKLQHALGIQLIAMVAQGKVELEKLQSSGFTLGDLIKVKKK